A portion of the Glycine max cultivar Williams 82 chromosome 10, Glycine_max_v4.0, whole genome shotgun sequence genome contains these proteins:
- the LOC100782203 gene encoding signal peptide peptidase-like 5 codes for MASSPSLAVAVVVLLLFAAAAAADDASCHHSLQLTKIKSWIDGNKDVDYNGMTAKFGSYLPEDADQAAKTPALFSDPIDCCSASASKLSGSVALCVRGTCDFTTKAAFAQSAGATAALMINDADELFEMECSNDTSVNISIPVVEITKSTGDALNKLLTSKRKVEVLLYAPTRPVVDYSVAFLWLMAVGTVICASLWSDITAPDQNDERYNELSPKSSMSEAGKDDSEDLVNIDTKGAIIFVITASTFLVLLFFFMSSWFIWVLIILFCIGGIEGMHNCIVSLALRKRPKCGQKTLNLPMFGEVSIFSLVVLLFCVIFAVVWVATRRESFSWFGQDALGIGLMITVLQLARLPNIKVATVLLCCAFVYDIFWVFISPVIFQKSVMITVARGDKAGGEAIPMLLRFPRLSDPWGGYDMIGFGDILFPGLLVSFTRRFDKANKKGVVSGYFLWLVVGYGFGLFFTYLGLYMMNGHGQPALLYLVPCTLGVTVVLGCKRGELKYLWSYDADSSSSSSKEPSRV; via the exons ATGGCGTCCTCCCCTTCTTTGGCGGTGGCCGTCGTCGTCCTTCTATTGTTCGCAGCAGCAGCGGCCGCCGATGACGCCTCCTGCCATCATTCCTTGCAATTG ACCAAGATAAAAAGCTGGATCGATGGGAATAAAGATGTGGACTATAATGGTATGACTGCAAAATTCGGCTCTTATTTGCCTGAAGATGCCGATCAAGCTGCCAAAACTCCTGCTCTTTTTTCTGATCCTATAGACTGCTGTTCCGCTTCAGCTTCAAAG TTATCCGGATCAGTTGCTCTCTGTGTACGGGGCACTTGTGACTTCACAACCAAAGCTGCATTTGCACAGTCCGCCGGTGCTACTGCCGCCTTGATGATCAACGACGCCGATG AACTCTTTGAGATGGAGTGCTCCAATGACACTAGCGTAAATATTTCAATTCCAGTTGTTGAGATAACTAAGTCAACAGGAGACGCTCTCAACAAACTTTTGACGTCTAAAAGGAAAG TGGAGGTTTTGTTATATGCTCCAACTCGCCCAGTTGTAGACTACTCAGTTGCCTTTTTGTGGTTGATGGCTGTTGGAACAGTTATATGTGCTTCACTATGGTCGGATATAACTGCTCCTGATCAAAATGATGAACGCTACAATGAATTGTCTCCCAAG AGCTCTATGTCTGAAGCAGGGAAAGACGATTCTGAGGACTTGGTTAACATAGATACAAAGGGTGCTATCATCTTCGTCATCACTGCATCTACTTTTCTTGTACTACTGTTCTTCTTCATGTCGTCTTGGTTTATCTGGGTGCTGATTATACTTTTCTGCATTGGTGGTATTGAG GGGATGCACAATTGTATTGTAAGCCTCGCTTTAAG AAAGCGTCCAAAATGTGGTCAGAAGACTCTGAATTTACCTATGTTTGGGGAGGTTTCTATTTTCTCGCTGGTAGTGTTACTATTCTGCGTGATATTTGCGGTTGTATGGGTTGCTACTCGGCGTGAATCATTTTCATGGTTTGGCCAAGATGCTCTT GGCATCGGTTTGATGATAACAGTCCTACAGTTGGCTCGGTTGCCTAATATTAAG GTTGCAACTGTACTCCTATGTTGTGCATTTGTATACGACATCTTTTGGGTATTCATATCTCCTGTGATATTCCAGAAGAGTGTTATGATTACA GTTGCTCGTGGTGACAAGGCCGGTGGTGAAGCAATTCCTATGCTTTTGAGATTTCCTCGTCTTTCTGATCCTTGGGGTGGCTATGATATGATTGGATTTGGAGATATTCTCTTTCCTGGTTTGCTTGTTTCCTTTACTCGTAG ATTCGACAAAGCTAATAAGAAGGGGGTCGTAAGCGGATATTTTCTTTGGTTGGTAGTTGGCTATGGTTTTG GCCTCTTCTTCACATATCTGGGGCTATATATGATGAACGGTCATGGACAACCTGCACTGCTCTACCTGGTTCCATGTACACTAG GAGTAACTGTGGTATTGGGATGCAAAAGAGGTGAGCTAAAGTACCTTTGGAGCTATGATGCAGACTCCTCCTCGTCTTCGTCCAAAGAGCCTTCTCGAGTTTAG
- the LOC102664211 gene encoding putative lipid-transfer protein DIR1 — protein MYMKQMIVGVALVVVVVVAALISVNGQSSTCNVSMSDLLTCKPAVTPPNPPPPTPECCSVLSHADLPCLCPYKNSPLLPSLGIDPKLALQLPAKCNLPHPPNC, from the coding sequence ATGTATATGAAGCAGATGATAGTGGGTGTGgcattggtggtggtggtggtggtggcggcgTTGATTTCGGTGAATGGGCAAAGCAGTACATGCAACGTATCGATGTCAGATTTACTGACATGCAAACCAGCGGTGACGCCTCCAAATCCACCGCCACCCACCCCAGAGTGCTGTTCTGTACTCTCACATGCAGACTTGCCCTGCCTTTGCCCTTACAAGAACTCCCCACTCTTGCCTTCTCTCGGAATTGATCCTAAACTCGCCCTCCAACTCCCTGCCAAGTGCAACCTTCCTCATCCTCCCAACTGCTAA